The following coding sequences lie in one Crassostrea angulata isolate pt1a10 chromosome 10, ASM2561291v2, whole genome shotgun sequence genomic window:
- the LOC128165234 gene encoding disks large homolog 5-like isoform X1, with protein MERWMLQASYDNRAKMVDFSGHLAKGTLVPKDSQSLSLTSDSEDDILSSHSENRSQDLDPSTPLTYTRIIPSDEYDYELLTHKQDDGHHKPKTSVDKGKHGINGDWHQEYHRLRSQCERAMSEVQSLKRSQEDTIRRCEQAMRESDSNRQRYIATLGNLQQSKEEIEHLHGEIKKLESEKKILEQEYRNLQDEDKQEISDLRKQLRTVISEKGSTDGMARMYDETLQKYELLKEDHDLQRKDYTEIFTKHNDLMTKFGMCKDENTKLMKLNETLTRERDSLKLDRNILKQQCTSAIRDLAKVTQQRDEMMKESNHLLAVQKQKYESVVKDRDAARNEYNLVWAERDSVHKEINQLQDKLNEVTQKNQTMEMEKKKAGEETEMLRRELLTIIQQKEEADKEREEAQKRYGDVKSKNDDLENQRDDFRKDYVMVTQERDIARKERHEAIKDRDRILRETYERERTQKEQAEEIDQVSKETEALKKIIEKLQHDLSDAKTEAEKSKKNRDWALGERDKIVQEREGIRSLCESLRHQRDRAVSDKAQALRDYDNIKKEKMEACKELKEVREKYEAIMEKEARKSQLNGVGHNHSRDSAIDADLQELETETVQVDIRGLTPDNLGFDIVGGKDDPVLPNDYAVYVNHVVKGSVADGKLKISDVVLKINNMDVTNVDKRTVLQSLKNSSHVSLLVRRRRCVTPRIWQPIQLNLSLGKDIGIYIEQGLYIARIVPGSTVAKEGMLSTGDRIICVNGKSVENFTPTELMKLLQGCSDPVSIEVWRQMSPFNSAGSSPIPVNHKGICQDSGTQLSPTFSKSEDMKHLMWEGNDHMLESQKSSGKVKTSSSQTDDLNNSGSSGSNSLTVKGSKSEKDLDIHKSKNSYRLEKAFVKIFKHKPKHHDRHEHDDTNKRHSSTRPTSAINDNVLIEFSLGDPKTNHGTGQRKNIQKREFDNENSGTWPKCYKMQPMKQGTVVMPSPQKYPDRPSITNFFSKGPDKIPPVPPERTEASHIAVKQSPHHSPQSSDSTIKLSNSPIHSPPINPKSMKYPHSNSNSNVYPNLQFVFNPDNAMPQNNVMRHFPHNKKKRPLPSHNSHPEGSSMSPRENWENLRAHRNRPRSSEKDKLHRHSANLPPFNSSQLHSSCDSSVSGTGLPPDYQTVQSMFPSDHSAFNPPPPFHERPIVHGNRMQHNSGNLVVKPHPHYQSVHGSQTSAPVTVSPSFSPAYNSPPGSFPDIEPRRSPYDFCNSPCPSVVSSASDPYSYIPSRASSERTVSDIDGSTKPPYVKNNSKRIYIPTVKTRGNSGSVEVVAARTSPTSPSYSEEPITSTESLHQRRRKPLMGETRKMNIERDSQCVGFTIGSGPQGGVFVSSVQEDSLAMEAGLVIGDQLLEICGINMRTATEDMAAKFLRQTGNTLSLLVQYNPEEYNRAADSSGESTGTSPMNSPESDTFRRPRKVSSKSSTHIRIPSSDLPSEHPRVITAMKSLPNENLGVAIVGQLNFGIFVKEVQPNSCVFGHDGLRCGDQILEYNNVDFLTITPEKASTELNKPCAFVRMQAQYNPAKYRHLCNQFNSESFYVRAHFDHKPTGDGELSFRKDDIMLIENTLYDGKPDNWYAWLVDDDGHKLNYKGIIPSQDKLEMELRRSHSESLSLHDLEEIRGSTRRMSGSARSSFFRRRTKHKRNNSKDSREFNSFSETSLSSDSVPVLEDLAFNKYTKVERMEYKNIRPVILLAPLADSLIKKLVAESPDKYSTGQPTVMQTTKQVMEQGLADGIYIDYWQEEDKFQCIKTSIIKEICDQGKHCLLSISPSAIERLHRLQIYPIVVFARHRSYKQLREITDPQFHSQKLSAKSAKDLYDKFQKLEKDYQHQFSAVIQGGNLAEMHQQVKTVIANEQKKAIWVPVCPRV; from the exons AGAATCGATCCCAGGATTTGGATCCATCTACTCCGCTAACCTACACCAGAATTATCCCATCCGATGAATACGACTACGAGCTTTTAACACACAAACAAGATGATGGGCATCACAAGCCCAAGACATCTGTAGACAAAGGAAAACATGGAATAAATGGGGACTGGCATCAAGAATACCATAGACTAAGATCTCAGTGTGAGAGAGCCATGAGTGAAGTACAGTCTCTGAAGCGGTCCCAGGAGGACACGATTCGTAGGTGTGAGCAGGCAATGCGAGAGTCCGACTCAAATCGTCAAAGATACATAGCAACTCTAGGAAATCTCCAACAGTCCAAAGAAGAGATCGAACATCTACATGGGGAAATTAAAAAGTTGGaatctgagaaaaagattttagaaCAAGAATACAGAAATCTACAAGATGAAGATAAGCAGGAGATATCAGACTTACGCAAACAGTTACGAACCGTCATTTCTGAGAAGGGTTCAACTGATGGAATGGCAAGGATGTACGATGAaacattgcaaaaatatgaattgtTGAAAGAGGACCATGATTTACAAAGAAAAGACTACACAGAAATTTTCACTAAACACAATGACTTGATGACAAAATTTGGTATGTGTAAAGATGAAAACACAAAACTTATGAAACTTAACGAAACTTTGACAAGAGAAAGAGACAGTTTGAAGCTTGACAGAAATATCCTCAAACAACAGTGTACATCTGCCATCAGAGACCTGGCCAAAGTAACACAACAGCGGGATGAAATGATGAAGGAATCAAACCACCTTCTTGCAGTTCAGAAACAAAAATACGAAAGTGTTGTGAAAGACAGGGACGCTGCAAGAAATGAATATAATCTCGTGTGGGCAGAGAGGGACAGTGTTCACAAAGAAATTAACCAACTCCAGGATAAGTTAAATGAGGTCACACAGAAAAACCAGACCATGGAAATGGAGAAAAAGAAAGCAGGAGAGGAAACAGAAATGTTGAGGCGAGAACTTCTAACAATAATTCAGCAAAAGGAAGAAGCAGACAAAGAGCGAGAAGAAGCTCAGAAAAGGTATGGTGATGTGAAATCCAAGAATGATGACCTGGAAAACCAGAGGGATGATTTCAGAAAGGATTATGTGATGGTGACACAAGAGAGAGACATCGCTCGTAAGGAGAGACACGAGGCAATTAAAGATCGGGATCGGATATTACGGGAAACCTATGAAAGGGAGAGAACCCAAAAAGAACAGGCCGAAGAGATTGATCAAGTGTCCAAAGAAACAGAAGCTCTGAAGAAGATCATCGAGAAGTTGCAACATGATTTGTCAG ATGCCAAGACGGAGGCAGAAAAGTCGAAAAAGAATCGAGACTGGGCCCTTGGTGAACGGGACAAGATTGTACAGGAGAGAGAGGGAATCCGGTCACTGTGTGAGAGTCTCCGTCACCAGAGGGACAGGGCGGTCAGTGACAAGGCCCAGGCACTGAGGGACTATGACAATATCAAGAAGGAGAAAATGGAGGCATGTAAAGAACTCAAGGAAGTCAG GGAGAAGTATGAGGCCATTATGGAGAAAGAAGCCAGGAAGAGCCAGTTGAATGGTGTTGGACACAACCACAGTCGAGACTCCGCCATTGATGCTGACCTACAGGAGCTGGAAACTGAAACTGTGCAAGTAGACATT AGGGGACTGACTCCAGATAATCTTGGCTTTGATATTGTGGGAGGAAAAGATGACCCTGTTCTTCCCAACGATTACGCTGTATACGTCAACCATGTTGTCAAAGGAAGTGTAGCAGACGGCAAACTAAA AATCAGTGATGTGGTTCTGAAAATCAATAACATGGATGTAACAAATGTGGACAAACGAACCGTTCTCCAGTCTCTGAAAAACTCTTCACATGTAtcattg CTGGTCAGGAGAAGACGCTGTGTTACACCTAGAATTTGGCAGCCTATTCAGCTGAATTTGTCATTAGGAAAAG ATATTGGAATTTACATTGAGCAGGGTCTCTACATAGCCCGTATAGTCCCAGGGTCCACTGTAGCCAAGGAGGGCATGCTATCCACTGGTGACAGGATCATCTGT GTCAATGGTAAATCTGTGGAGAATTTCACCCCCACAGAACTAATGAAACTTCTACAGGGATGTTCTGACCCGGTGTCCATTGAAGTGTGGAGACAAATGTCACCTTTCAACTCTGCAGGCTCCTCCCCCATTCCTGTCAATCACAAGGGCATTTGTCAGGACTCTGGAACCCAGCTCTCACCAACCTTTTCTAAGAGTGAGGACATGAAGCATTTGATGTGGGAGGGAAATGATCACATGCTGGAGAGCCAAAAGAGTTCAGGTAAAGTCAAGACCAGCAGCTCTCAAACTGATGATTTGAATAATTCTGGAAGTTCAGGGTCAAACAGCTTGACAGTGAAAGGTTCCAAGAGTGAAAAAGACTTGGACATCCATAAATCAAAAAATAGTTACAGACTTGAGAAAGCTTTTGTGAAGATTTTCAAACACAAACCTAAGCATCATGATCGGCATGAGCATGATGACACAAACAAGAGACATTCTTCTACTCGACCAACTTCAGCCATAAATGACAATGTGTTGATTGAATTTAGTCTTGGAGACCCCAAGACAAATCATGGAACAGGAcagagaaaaaatattcaaaagcgTGAGTTTGATAATGAAAACAGTGGTACGTGGCCAAAGTGTTACAAAATGCAGCCAATGAAACAAGGGACTGTTGTGATGCCTTCCCCACAGAAGTACCCAGACAGGCCATCCATCACAAACTTTTTTTCCAAGGGACCTGACAAAATTCCCCCAGTGCCTCCAGAGAGGACAGAAGCTTCACATATAGCTGTGAAACAGAGTCCTCACCACAGTCCACAAAGCAGTGATTCTACAATCAAGCTGTCCAACTCCCCGATACACTCTCCACCAATTAACCCCAAGTCTATGAAATATCCACACAGTAACAGTAACTCCAATGTGTATCCCAACCTTCAGTTTGTGTTTAATCCAGACAATGCAATGCCACAAAATAATGTTATGAGGCACTTTCCACATAATAAAAAGAAACGGCCACTCCCTAGTCACAATAGCCACCCTGAGGGGTCCTCCATGTCTCCACGAGAGAATTGGGAAAACTTGAGGGCACACAGAAATCGACCCCGATCCTCAGAGAAGGACAAGCTACACAGACACAGTGCGAACTTGCCTCCATTCAATTCTAGTCAGCTTCATTCCTCTTGTGACTCTTCTGTGAGTGGTACAGGACTGCCACCGGACTACCAGACTGTACAGTCAATGTTTCCAAGTGATCACTCTGCATTTAATCCACCTCCACCATTTCATGAACGGCCCATAGTTCATGGTAACAGGATGCAGCATAACAG tgGCAACTTGGTTGTGAAACCTCACCCTCATTATCAATCTGTTCATGGCAGCCAGACTAGTGCTCCTGTCACAGTCAGTCCTTCTTTCTCCCCAGCCTATAATTCACCTCCAGGGTCATTTCCAGACATAGAGCCCCGGAGATCTCCCTATGACTTCTGTAATTCCCCGTGCCCCTCAGTGGTCAGCTCAGCCAGTGATCCGTACAGTTACATTCCAAGTAGAGCCTCCTCAGAAAGAACAGTGTCCGACATCGATGGATCAACCAAACCTCCCTACGTAAAGAATAACTCCAAACGAATCTACATACCCACTGTCAAAACACGTGGGAACTCAGGCTCCGTGGAAGTTG TTGCAGCAAGAACTAGTCCTACATCCCCAAGCTATTCAGAAGAGCCAATTACTAGTACAGAATCTCTCCATCAAAGAAGAAGAAA GCCTCTGATGGGTGAGACGAGGAAGATGAACATAGAGCGGGACTCGCAGTGTGTGGGGTTCACTATCGGGAGTGGTCCCCAGGGTGGGGTGTTTGTCTCCTCCGTACAGGAGGACAGTTTGGCCATGGAGGCAGGGCTCGTCATCGGAGACCAACTCCTGGAG ATTTGTGGAATAAACATGAGAACGGCCACAGAAGATATGGCAGCTAAATTTTTACGACAAACTGGAAATACATTGAGCCTTCTTGTGCAGTACAATCCTGAAG AATACAACAGGGCAGCTGATTCGTCAGGAGAGAGCACTGGAACTTCTCCAATGAATTCTCCTGAGTCGGATACATTCAGGAGACCCAGAAAAGTCAGCTCCAAGTCCAGCACACATATCAGGATACCCAG CTCTGATCTGCCCTCTGAACACCCCAGAGTGATAACAGCAATGAAATCTTTACCCAATGAGAACCTGGGTGTTGCCATTGTTGGCCAACTGAACTTtggaatttttgtcaaagagGTCCAACCGAATAGTTGTGTGTTTGGTCACGATGGCTTGAGGTGTGGTGACCAAATTCTGGAG tacaacaatgttgattttttaacaattaccCCAGAGAAAGCCTCCACAGAATTAAACAAACCTTGTGCATTTGTCAGAATGCAAGCACAGTATAACCCTGCAA AGTATCGACATCTATGTAACCAGTTTAACAGTGAGTCTTTCTATGTGCGGGCACATTTTGACCACAAGCCCACTGGGGACGGAGAACTGAGTTTTAGGAAGGATGACATCATGCTGATCGAGAATACGTTATACGACGGCAAACCAGACAACTGGTATGCGTGGCTGGTTGATGACGATGGCCATAAACTGAATTACAAAGGAATCATTCCAAGCCAAGACAA GCTAGAGATGGAGCTCCGAAGGAGTCACTCTGAGAGTCTTAGTCTTCATGACCTTGAGGAGATCCGCGGATCAACTCGCCGGATGTCTGGATCTGCTCGGAGTAGTTTCTTCAGAAGAAGGACCAAACACAAGAGAAATAACTCCAAAGACAGTCGTGAATTTAACTCATTCTCTGAGACATCTCTCAGCAGTGATTCAGTACCTGTCTTAgaag ATCTGGCATTCAACAAGTACACAAAAGTGGAGAGAATGGAAT ATAAAAACATCCGACCTGTGATTCTGTTGGCTCCCTTGGCTGACTCTCTGATCAAGAAACTGGTGGCCGAGTCTCCAGACAAATACAGCACTGGTCAACCTA CTGTGATGCAGACCACGAAGCAGGTAATGGAGCAGGGTCTCGCAGATGGCATCTACATTGACTACTGGCAGGAGGAGGACAAGTTCCAGTGTATCAAAACCTCAATCATCAAGGAGATATGTGATCAG GGTAAGCATTGTCTGCTCAGCATCAGTCCGTCAGCCATTGAGAGACTGCACAGACTTCAGATCTACCCCATTGTTGTTTTTGCCAGGCATCGGTCATATAAACAACTTAG GGAGATAACAGATCCTCAGTTCCATTCCCAGAAACTCAGTGCTAAGTCTGCAAAGGACTTGTATGACAAATTCCAGAAGCTAGAAAAGGACTACCAGCACCAGTTCTCTG cTGTAATTCAGGGTGGCAACTTGGCAGAAATGCACCAGCAAGTCAAGACTGTGATAGCAAACGAACAGAAGAAAGCCATCTGGGTTCCAGTGTGTCCCCGAGTGTGA
- the LOC128165234 gene encoding disks large homolog 5-like isoform X2, translated as MERWMLQASYDNRAKMVDFSGHLAKDSQSLSLTSDSEDDILSSHSENRSQDLDPSTPLTYTRIIPSDEYDYELLTHKQDDGHHKPKTSVDKGKHGINGDWHQEYHRLRSQCERAMSEVQSLKRSQEDTIRRCEQAMRESDSNRQRYIATLGNLQQSKEEIEHLHGEIKKLESEKKILEQEYRNLQDEDKQEISDLRKQLRTVISEKGSTDGMARMYDETLQKYELLKEDHDLQRKDYTEIFTKHNDLMTKFGMCKDENTKLMKLNETLTRERDSLKLDRNILKQQCTSAIRDLAKVTQQRDEMMKESNHLLAVQKQKYESVVKDRDAARNEYNLVWAERDSVHKEINQLQDKLNEVTQKNQTMEMEKKKAGEETEMLRRELLTIIQQKEEADKEREEAQKRYGDVKSKNDDLENQRDDFRKDYVMVTQERDIARKERHEAIKDRDRILRETYERERTQKEQAEEIDQVSKETEALKKIIEKLQHDLSDAKTEAEKSKKNRDWALGERDKIVQEREGIRSLCESLRHQRDRAVSDKAQALRDYDNIKKEKMEACKELKEVREKYEAIMEKEARKSQLNGVGHNHSRDSAIDADLQELETETVQVDIRGLTPDNLGFDIVGGKDDPVLPNDYAVYVNHVVKGSVADGKLKISDVVLKINNMDVTNVDKRTVLQSLKNSSHVSLLVRRRRCVTPRIWQPIQLNLSLGKDIGIYIEQGLYIARIVPGSTVAKEGMLSTGDRIICVNGKSVENFTPTELMKLLQGCSDPVSIEVWRQMSPFNSAGSSPIPVNHKGICQDSGTQLSPTFSKSEDMKHLMWEGNDHMLESQKSSGKVKTSSSQTDDLNNSGSSGSNSLTVKGSKSEKDLDIHKSKNSYRLEKAFVKIFKHKPKHHDRHEHDDTNKRHSSTRPTSAINDNVLIEFSLGDPKTNHGTGQRKNIQKREFDNENSGTWPKCYKMQPMKQGTVVMPSPQKYPDRPSITNFFSKGPDKIPPVPPERTEASHIAVKQSPHHSPQSSDSTIKLSNSPIHSPPINPKSMKYPHSNSNSNVYPNLQFVFNPDNAMPQNNVMRHFPHNKKKRPLPSHNSHPEGSSMSPRENWENLRAHRNRPRSSEKDKLHRHSANLPPFNSSQLHSSCDSSVSGTGLPPDYQTVQSMFPSDHSAFNPPPPFHERPIVHGNRMQHNSGNLVVKPHPHYQSVHGSQTSAPVTVSPSFSPAYNSPPGSFPDIEPRRSPYDFCNSPCPSVVSSASDPYSYIPSRASSERTVSDIDGSTKPPYVKNNSKRIYIPTVKTRGNSGSVEVVAARTSPTSPSYSEEPITSTESLHQRRRKPLMGETRKMNIERDSQCVGFTIGSGPQGGVFVSSVQEDSLAMEAGLVIGDQLLEICGINMRTATEDMAAKFLRQTGNTLSLLVQYNPEEYNRAADSSGESTGTSPMNSPESDTFRRPRKVSSKSSTHIRIPSSDLPSEHPRVITAMKSLPNENLGVAIVGQLNFGIFVKEVQPNSCVFGHDGLRCGDQILEYNNVDFLTITPEKASTELNKPCAFVRMQAQYNPAKYRHLCNQFNSESFYVRAHFDHKPTGDGELSFRKDDIMLIENTLYDGKPDNWYAWLVDDDGHKLNYKGIIPSQDKLEMELRRSHSESLSLHDLEEIRGSTRRMSGSARSSFFRRRTKHKRNNSKDSREFNSFSETSLSSDSVPVLEDLAFNKYTKVERMEYKNIRPVILLAPLADSLIKKLVAESPDKYSTGQPTVMQTTKQVMEQGLADGIYIDYWQEEDKFQCIKTSIIKEICDQGKHCLLSISPSAIERLHRLQIYPIVVFARHRSYKQLREITDPQFHSQKLSAKSAKDLYDKFQKLEKDYQHQFSAVIQGGNLAEMHQQVKTVIANEQKKAIWVPVCPRV; from the exons AGAATCGATCCCAGGATTTGGATCCATCTACTCCGCTAACCTACACCAGAATTATCCCATCCGATGAATACGACTACGAGCTTTTAACACACAAACAAGATGATGGGCATCACAAGCCCAAGACATCTGTAGACAAAGGAAAACATGGAATAAATGGGGACTGGCATCAAGAATACCATAGACTAAGATCTCAGTGTGAGAGAGCCATGAGTGAAGTACAGTCTCTGAAGCGGTCCCAGGAGGACACGATTCGTAGGTGTGAGCAGGCAATGCGAGAGTCCGACTCAAATCGTCAAAGATACATAGCAACTCTAGGAAATCTCCAACAGTCCAAAGAAGAGATCGAACATCTACATGGGGAAATTAAAAAGTTGGaatctgagaaaaagattttagaaCAAGAATACAGAAATCTACAAGATGAAGATAAGCAGGAGATATCAGACTTACGCAAACAGTTACGAACCGTCATTTCTGAGAAGGGTTCAACTGATGGAATGGCAAGGATGTACGATGAaacattgcaaaaatatgaattgtTGAAAGAGGACCATGATTTACAAAGAAAAGACTACACAGAAATTTTCACTAAACACAATGACTTGATGACAAAATTTGGTATGTGTAAAGATGAAAACACAAAACTTATGAAACTTAACGAAACTTTGACAAGAGAAAGAGACAGTTTGAAGCTTGACAGAAATATCCTCAAACAACAGTGTACATCTGCCATCAGAGACCTGGCCAAAGTAACACAACAGCGGGATGAAATGATGAAGGAATCAAACCACCTTCTTGCAGTTCAGAAACAAAAATACGAAAGTGTTGTGAAAGACAGGGACGCTGCAAGAAATGAATATAATCTCGTGTGGGCAGAGAGGGACAGTGTTCACAAAGAAATTAACCAACTCCAGGATAAGTTAAATGAGGTCACACAGAAAAACCAGACCATGGAAATGGAGAAAAAGAAAGCAGGAGAGGAAACAGAAATGTTGAGGCGAGAACTTCTAACAATAATTCAGCAAAAGGAAGAAGCAGACAAAGAGCGAGAAGAAGCTCAGAAAAGGTATGGTGATGTGAAATCCAAGAATGATGACCTGGAAAACCAGAGGGATGATTTCAGAAAGGATTATGTGATGGTGACACAAGAGAGAGACATCGCTCGTAAGGAGAGACACGAGGCAATTAAAGATCGGGATCGGATATTACGGGAAACCTATGAAAGGGAGAGAACCCAAAAAGAACAGGCCGAAGAGATTGATCAAGTGTCCAAAGAAACAGAAGCTCTGAAGAAGATCATCGAGAAGTTGCAACATGATTTGTCAG ATGCCAAGACGGAGGCAGAAAAGTCGAAAAAGAATCGAGACTGGGCCCTTGGTGAACGGGACAAGATTGTACAGGAGAGAGAGGGAATCCGGTCACTGTGTGAGAGTCTCCGTCACCAGAGGGACAGGGCGGTCAGTGACAAGGCCCAGGCACTGAGGGACTATGACAATATCAAGAAGGAGAAAATGGAGGCATGTAAAGAACTCAAGGAAGTCAG GGAGAAGTATGAGGCCATTATGGAGAAAGAAGCCAGGAAGAGCCAGTTGAATGGTGTTGGACACAACCACAGTCGAGACTCCGCCATTGATGCTGACCTACAGGAGCTGGAAACTGAAACTGTGCAAGTAGACATT AGGGGACTGACTCCAGATAATCTTGGCTTTGATATTGTGGGAGGAAAAGATGACCCTGTTCTTCCCAACGATTACGCTGTATACGTCAACCATGTTGTCAAAGGAAGTGTAGCAGACGGCAAACTAAA AATCAGTGATGTGGTTCTGAAAATCAATAACATGGATGTAACAAATGTGGACAAACGAACCGTTCTCCAGTCTCTGAAAAACTCTTCACATGTAtcattg CTGGTCAGGAGAAGACGCTGTGTTACACCTAGAATTTGGCAGCCTATTCAGCTGAATTTGTCATTAGGAAAAG ATATTGGAATTTACATTGAGCAGGGTCTCTACATAGCCCGTATAGTCCCAGGGTCCACTGTAGCCAAGGAGGGCATGCTATCCACTGGTGACAGGATCATCTGT GTCAATGGTAAATCTGTGGAGAATTTCACCCCCACAGAACTAATGAAACTTCTACAGGGATGTTCTGACCCGGTGTCCATTGAAGTGTGGAGACAAATGTCACCTTTCAACTCTGCAGGCTCCTCCCCCATTCCTGTCAATCACAAGGGCATTTGTCAGGACTCTGGAACCCAGCTCTCACCAACCTTTTCTAAGAGTGAGGACATGAAGCATTTGATGTGGGAGGGAAATGATCACATGCTGGAGAGCCAAAAGAGTTCAGGTAAAGTCAAGACCAGCAGCTCTCAAACTGATGATTTGAATAATTCTGGAAGTTCAGGGTCAAACAGCTTGACAGTGAAAGGTTCCAAGAGTGAAAAAGACTTGGACATCCATAAATCAAAAAATAGTTACAGACTTGAGAAAGCTTTTGTGAAGATTTTCAAACACAAACCTAAGCATCATGATCGGCATGAGCATGATGACACAAACAAGAGACATTCTTCTACTCGACCAACTTCAGCCATAAATGACAATGTGTTGATTGAATTTAGTCTTGGAGACCCCAAGACAAATCATGGAACAGGAcagagaaaaaatattcaaaagcgTGAGTTTGATAATGAAAACAGTGGTACGTGGCCAAAGTGTTACAAAATGCAGCCAATGAAACAAGGGACTGTTGTGATGCCTTCCCCACAGAAGTACCCAGACAGGCCATCCATCACAAACTTTTTTTCCAAGGGACCTGACAAAATTCCCCCAGTGCCTCCAGAGAGGACAGAAGCTTCACATATAGCTGTGAAACAGAGTCCTCACCACAGTCCACAAAGCAGTGATTCTACAATCAAGCTGTCCAACTCCCCGATACACTCTCCACCAATTAACCCCAAGTCTATGAAATATCCACACAGTAACAGTAACTCCAATGTGTATCCCAACCTTCAGTTTGTGTTTAATCCAGACAATGCAATGCCACAAAATAATGTTATGAGGCACTTTCCACATAATAAAAAGAAACGGCCACTCCCTAGTCACAATAGCCACCCTGAGGGGTCCTCCATGTCTCCACGAGAGAATTGGGAAAACTTGAGGGCACACAGAAATCGACCCCGATCCTCAGAGAAGGACAAGCTACACAGACACAGTGCGAACTTGCCTCCATTCAATTCTAGTCAGCTTCATTCCTCTTGTGACTCTTCTGTGAGTGGTACAGGACTGCCACCGGACTACCAGACTGTACAGTCAATGTTTCCAAGTGATCACTCTGCATTTAATCCACCTCCACCATTTCATGAACGGCCCATAGTTCATGGTAACAGGATGCAGCATAACAG tgGCAACTTGGTTGTGAAACCTCACCCTCATTATCAATCTGTTCATGGCAGCCAGACTAGTGCTCCTGTCACAGTCAGTCCTTCTTTCTCCCCAGCCTATAATTCACCTCCAGGGTCATTTCCAGACATAGAGCCCCGGAGATCTCCCTATGACTTCTGTAATTCCCCGTGCCCCTCAGTGGTCAGCTCAGCCAGTGATCCGTACAGTTACATTCCAAGTAGAGCCTCCTCAGAAAGAACAGTGTCCGACATCGATGGATCAACCAAACCTCCCTACGTAAAGAATAACTCCAAACGAATCTACATACCCACTGTCAAAACACGTGGGAACTCAGGCTCCGTGGAAGTTG TTGCAGCAAGAACTAGTCCTACATCCCCAAGCTATTCAGAAGAGCCAATTACTAGTACAGAATCTCTCCATCAAAGAAGAAGAAA GCCTCTGATGGGTGAGACGAGGAAGATGAACATAGAGCGGGACTCGCAGTGTGTGGGGTTCACTATCGGGAGTGGTCCCCAGGGTGGGGTGTTTGTCTCCTCCGTACAGGAGGACAGTTTGGCCATGGAGGCAGGGCTCGTCATCGGAGACCAACTCCTGGAG ATTTGTGGAATAAACATGAGAACGGCCACAGAAGATATGGCAGCTAAATTTTTACGACAAACTGGAAATACATTGAGCCTTCTTGTGCAGTACAATCCTGAAG AATACAACAGGGCAGCTGATTCGTCAGGAGAGAGCACTGGAACTTCTCCAATGAATTCTCCTGAGTCGGATACATTCAGGAGACCCAGAAAAGTCAGCTCCAAGTCCAGCACACATATCAGGATACCCAG CTCTGATCTGCCCTCTGAACACCCCAGAGTGATAACAGCAATGAAATCTTTACCCAATGAGAACCTGGGTGTTGCCATTGTTGGCCAACTGAACTTtggaatttttgtcaaagagGTCCAACCGAATAGTTGTGTGTTTGGTCACGATGGCTTGAGGTGTGGTGACCAAATTCTGGAG tacaacaatgttgattttttaacaattaccCCAGAGAAAGCCTCCACAGAATTAAACAAACCTTGTGCATTTGTCAGAATGCAAGCACAGTATAACCCTGCAA AGTATCGACATCTATGTAACCAGTTTAACAGTGAGTCTTTCTATGTGCGGGCACATTTTGACCACAAGCCCACTGGGGACGGAGAACTGAGTTTTAGGAAGGATGACATCATGCTGATCGAGAATACGTTATACGACGGCAAACCAGACAACTGGTATGCGTGGCTGGTTGATGACGATGGCCATAAACTGAATTACAAAGGAATCATTCCAAGCCAAGACAA GCTAGAGATGGAGCTCCGAAGGAGTCACTCTGAGAGTCTTAGTCTTCATGACCTTGAGGAGATCCGCGGATCAACTCGCCGGATGTCTGGATCTGCTCGGAGTAGTTTCTTCAGAAGAAGGACCAAACACAAGAGAAATAACTCCAAAGACAGTCGTGAATTTAACTCATTCTCTGAGACATCTCTCAGCAGTGATTCAGTACCTGTCTTAgaag ATCTGGCATTCAACAAGTACACAAAAGTGGAGAGAATGGAAT ATAAAAACATCCGACCTGTGATTCTGTTGGCTCCCTTGGCTGACTCTCTGATCAAGAAACTGGTGGCCGAGTCTCCAGACAAATACAGCACTGGTCAACCTA CTGTGATGCAGACCACGAAGCAGGTAATGGAGCAGGGTCTCGCAGATGGCATCTACATTGACTACTGGCAGGAGGAGGACAAGTTCCAGTGTATCAAAACCTCAATCATCAAGGAGATATGTGATCAG GGTAAGCATTGTCTGCTCAGCATCAGTCCGTCAGCCATTGAGAGACTGCACAGACTTCAGATCTACCCCATTGTTGTTTTTGCCAGGCATCGGTCATATAAACAACTTAG GGAGATAACAGATCCTCAGTTCCATTCCCAGAAACTCAGTGCTAAGTCTGCAAAGGACTTGTATGACAAATTCCAGAAGCTAGAAAAGGACTACCAGCACCAGTTCTCTG cTGTAATTCAGGGTGGCAACTTGGCAGAAATGCACCAGCAAGTCAAGACTGTGATAGCAAACGAACAGAAGAAAGCCATCTGGGTTCCAGTGTGTCCCCGAGTGTGA